In Lotus japonicus ecotype B-129 chromosome 5, LjGifu_v1.2, one genomic interval encodes:
- the LOC130717343 gene encoding protein FAR1-RELATED SEQUENCE 5-like isoform X3, with protein sequence MDTVHKGNGDVNLDLNVEQSSCSPNVARRANGSRAGLPSSNAPGSTDSGLGIGMEFESDDHAYRFYYKYAILLGFSVRKDWANRSKVHGQVMSRKFTCSREGYRRKDKRDDNVRKHRKETRTGCLAHMIVTRQPNGKYQVTHFEAQHNHDNINPDSVNMLNLLRECSVAQAVEAASDKNLGPKSKSALNVMNKKLAARDSLNQLSVNYDNCLHSERERDMSKGDAGRMLSYLQRQHFENPTLFYAIQLDVDDKVSNLFWADDNMVVDYDHFGDVICLDTTCRTNRDLRPFVQILGVNHHKQVLIFGAAFLYDGTIESFNWLLRTFINAMSGKKPRAIITEQEAVVIEAVNTVLPESTHSTCVWQMYENTLKHLSHFVKDPESFANDLQSSIYDPKDEKEFNHTWEAMLEKYNLQQNEWLRWMYREREKWAVVFGRNTFFVDMKGFHLGVVDEQRYKEIEATDEMSRCLPRIMGNVVLLKHAIDAYTPGAFEVFQREYEKSLNVLVNQHGTNGSQFKYKANTFGHDRQYSVTFNSSDNTVACSCMTFEHVGFLCSHALKVLDHRNIKVVPSRYILKRWTKDARLGNLGEMKQCKTQDNPKIVVASCYKDLCPRLVKLSARASESVEAYQFTAKQLDKVMEGVEKILTSKVEEAQVITSSSIDPNASESEPPVIFLNRHEIEDLDASNRVNGERDKGATPDSHRGWQTAVDCSQTDSDGILHVEASPPDSTVCFSSPSSAYVSSQSVTPNPVLQFVEQGLYSFEANQAVHGMHVQPNLELDHQSNTNMFQPPNFFSNQQNSPGPSQLLQEPIIQHTYHESMPSNSQVRQGMDLGIQNSHSSSFLM encoded by the exons ATGGATACTGTGCACAAAGGGAATGGTGATGTTAACTTGGACTTGAATGTGGAGCAGAGCTCTTGCAGCCCTAACGTCGCTCGTCGTGCCAATGGCTCTCGCGCTGGTCTTCCATCGAGTAATGCGCCCGGTAGTACCGATTCGGGGTTGGGAATTGGTATGGAATTTGAGTCTGATGACCACGCGTACAGATTCTATTACAAGTATGCCATATTGTTGGGTTTCAGTGTTAGGAAAGATTGGGCGAATAGGAGTAAGGTGCATGGTCAGGTGATGTCTAGGAAGTTTACGTGTTCCAGGGAAGGATACCGGAGAAAGGACAAAAGGGACGACAATGTGAGGAAACATCGCAAGGAAACAAGAACCGGCTGCTTGGCTCACATGATCGTCACGCGTCAGCCGAATGGTAAATACCAGGTCACCCATTTTGAAGCTCAGCATAATCATGACAATATCAACCCTGACAGTGTTAACATGTTAAACTTATTACGTGAATGTAGTGTTGCTCAAGCTGTGGAAGCTGCTTCGGATAAAAATTTGGGACCCAAATCAAAGTCGGCATTAAACGTGATGAATAAAAAGTTAGCTGCCCGTGATTCCCTTAATCAACTTTCTGTGAATTATGACAATTGCCTTCATTCTGAAAGGGAAAGAGATATGAGTAAAGGAGATGCGGGGCGAATGCTGAGTTATTTGCAAAGGCAACACTTTGAAAATCCAACACTCTTTTATGCGATACAGCTTGATGTTGATGACAAGGTAAGCAATCTCTTTTGGGCTGATGACAACATGGTAGTAGATTATGACCATTTTGGTGATGTTATTTGTTTGGATACAACTTGCAGAACAAACAGAGATCTTCGGCCATTTGTACAGATTTTAGGTGTTAATCATCACAAACAAGTGTTAATCTTTGGTGCTGCTTTTTTGTATGACGGTACCATTGAATCATTTAATTGGCTACTCCGAACTTTCATTAATGCAATGTCTGGAAAAAAGCCAAGGGCCATTATCACAGAACAAGAAGCTGTAGTTATTGAAGCAGTCAATACGGTTTTACCTGAATCAACCCATTCTACATGTGTGTGGCAGATGTATGAGAACACTTTGAAACACCTCAGTCATTTTGTTAAGGATCCTGAGTCCTTTGCAAATGATCTACAAAGTAGTATTTATGATCCCAAGGACGAGAAAGAATTTAATCATACTTGGGAGGCTATGCTGGAGAAGTATAATCTCCAGCAAAATGAATGGTTGAGATGGATGtatagagaaagagagaaatgggCTGTTGTCTTTGGCCGGAATACATTTTTCGTTGACATGAAAGGCTTTCATTTAG GGGTAGTAGATGAGCAACGTTATAAAGAAATAGAAGCTACTGATGAAATGAGCAGGTGTTTGCCAAGGATAATGGGTAATGTGGTTTTGTTGAAGCATGCAATTGATGCCTATACTCCAGGGGCATTTGAAGTATTTCAGCGAGAATATGAGAAGTCTTTAAATGTTCTTGTTAACCAGCATGGTACAAATGGATCACAGTTCAAATATAAAGCAAATACATTTGGGCACGATAGGCAATACAGTGTCACCTTCAATTCTTCAGACAATACAGTTGCCTGCAGTTGTATGACGTTTGAGCATGTTGGATTTCTTTGTAGCCACGCACTCAAAGTCCTTGACCATAGAAACATAAAAGTAGTTCCATCTCGGTATATCTTAAAGAGATGGACAAAAGATGCTCGGTTGGGAAACCTTGGGGAAATGAAGCAGTGTAAAACGCAAGATAACCCCAAGATAGTCGTGGCGAGCTGCTACAAAGATTTGTGCCCAAGACTTGTCAAGTTATCAGCAAGAGCCTCTGAATCTGTGGAGGCTTATCAGTTTACCGCAAAGCAACTTGATAAAGTGATGGAAGGAGTGGAGAAAATCTTGACATCAAAAGTTGAGGAAGCTCAAGTTATCACCTCAAGTAGTATTGATCCAAATGCTTCAGAAAGTGAGCCTCCAGTGATCTTTCTGAACCGACATGAAATTGAGGACCTGGATGCAAGTAACAGAGTAAATGGAGAAAGAGACAAGGGAGCTACACCAGATAGCCATAGGGGCTGGCAAACAGCTGTGGATTGTAGTCAAACTGATTCTGATGGGATTTTACATGTAGAAGCATCTCCACCAGATTCCACTGTCTGCTTTTCAAGCCCCTCATCTGCTTATGTTTCATCTCAATCTGTAACACCAAATCCTGTTTTGCAG TTTGTGGAACAGGGTTTATACAGCTTTGAAGCCAATCAAGCGGTTCACGGCATGCATGTACAGCCTAATCTTGAGCTGGACCATCAATCTAATACTAACATGTTCCAGCCCCCAAATTTCTTTTCTAACCAACAGAATTCTCCTGGCCCATCACAACTATTGCAG GAACCTATAATCCAGCACACATACCATGAGTCAATGCCAAGCAATAGTCAGGTGCGGCAG GGGATGGATCTTGGCATTCAAAATTCACATTCATCTTCATTCTTGATGTAA
- the LOC130717343 gene encoding protein FAR1-RELATED SEQUENCE 5-like isoform X2 — MDTVHKGNGDVNLDLNVEQSSCSPNVARRANGSRAGLPSSNAPGSTDSGLGIGMEFESDDHAYRFYYKYAILLGFSVRKDWANRSKVHGQVMSRKFTCSREGYRRKDKRDDNVRKHRKETRTGCLAHMIVTRQPNGKYQVTHFEAQHNHDNINPDSVNMLNLLRECSVAQAVEAASDKNLGPKSKSALNVMNKKLAARDSLNQLSVNYDNCLHSERERDMSKGDAGRMLSYLQRQHFENPTLFYAIQLDVDDKVSNLFWADDNMVVDYDHFGDVICLDTTCRTNRDLRPFVQILGVNHHKQVLIFGAAFLYDGTIESFNWLLRTFINAMSGKKPRAIITEQEAVVIEAVNTVLPESTHSTCVWQMYENTLKHLSHFVKDPESFANDLQSSIYDPKDEKEFNHTWEAMLEKYNLQQNEWLRWMYREREKWAVVFGRNTFFVDMKGFHLGEVLSHKFRSYLNTNLDVVDFFNHFEGVVDEQRYKEIEATDEMSRCLPRIMGNVVLLKHAIDAYTPGAFEVFQREYEKSLNVLVNQHGTNGSQFKYKANTFGHDRQYSVTFNSSDNTVACSCMTFEHVGFLCSHALKVLDHRNIKVVPSRYILKRWTKDARLGNLGEMKQCKTQDNPKIVVASCYKDLCPRLVKLSARASESVEAYQFTAKQLDKVMEGVEKILTSKVEEAQVITSSSIDPNASESEPPVIFLNRHEIEDLDASNRVNGERDKGATPDSHRGWQTAVDCSQTDSDGILHVEASPPDSTVCFSSPSSAYVSSQSVTPNPVLQFVEQGLYSFEANQAVHGMHVQPNLELDHQSNTNMFQPPNFFSNQQNSPGPSQLLQEPIIQHTYHESMPSNSQGMDLGIQNSHSSSFLM, encoded by the exons ATGGATACTGTGCACAAAGGGAATGGTGATGTTAACTTGGACTTGAATGTGGAGCAGAGCTCTTGCAGCCCTAACGTCGCTCGTCGTGCCAATGGCTCTCGCGCTGGTCTTCCATCGAGTAATGCGCCCGGTAGTACCGATTCGGGGTTGGGAATTGGTATGGAATTTGAGTCTGATGACCACGCGTACAGATTCTATTACAAGTATGCCATATTGTTGGGTTTCAGTGTTAGGAAAGATTGGGCGAATAGGAGTAAGGTGCATGGTCAGGTGATGTCTAGGAAGTTTACGTGTTCCAGGGAAGGATACCGGAGAAAGGACAAAAGGGACGACAATGTGAGGAAACATCGCAAGGAAACAAGAACCGGCTGCTTGGCTCACATGATCGTCACGCGTCAGCCGAATGGTAAATACCAGGTCACCCATTTTGAAGCTCAGCATAATCATGACAATATCAACCCTGACAGTGTTAACATGTTAAACTTATTACGTGAATGTAGTGTTGCTCAAGCTGTGGAAGCTGCTTCGGATAAAAATTTGGGACCCAAATCAAAGTCGGCATTAAACGTGATGAATAAAAAGTTAGCTGCCCGTGATTCCCTTAATCAACTTTCTGTGAATTATGACAATTGCCTTCATTCTGAAAGGGAAAGAGATATGAGTAAAGGAGATGCGGGGCGAATGCTGAGTTATTTGCAAAGGCAACACTTTGAAAATCCAACACTCTTTTATGCGATACAGCTTGATGTTGATGACAAGGTAAGCAATCTCTTTTGGGCTGATGACAACATGGTAGTAGATTATGACCATTTTGGTGATGTTATTTGTTTGGATACAACTTGCAGAACAAACAGAGATCTTCGGCCATTTGTACAGATTTTAGGTGTTAATCATCACAAACAAGTGTTAATCTTTGGTGCTGCTTTTTTGTATGACGGTACCATTGAATCATTTAATTGGCTACTCCGAACTTTCATTAATGCAATGTCTGGAAAAAAGCCAAGGGCCATTATCACAGAACAAGAAGCTGTAGTTATTGAAGCAGTCAATACGGTTTTACCTGAATCAACCCATTCTACATGTGTGTGGCAGATGTATGAGAACACTTTGAAACACCTCAGTCATTTTGTTAAGGATCCTGAGTCCTTTGCAAATGATCTACAAAGTAGTATTTATGATCCCAAGGACGAGAAAGAATTTAATCATACTTGGGAGGCTATGCTGGAGAAGTATAATCTCCAGCAAAATGAATGGTTGAGATGGATGtatagagaaagagagaaatgggCTGTTGTCTTTGGCCGGAATACATTTTTCGTTGACATGAAAGGCTTTCATTTAGGTGAGGTTTTGTCTCACAAGTTTAGAAGTTATCTAAACACTAACCTTGACGTAGTTGACTTTTTTAATCATTTTGAAGGGGTAGTAGATGAGCAACGTTATAAAGAAATAGAAGCTACTGATGAAATGAGCAGGTGTTTGCCAAGGATAATGGGTAATGTGGTTTTGTTGAAGCATGCAATTGATGCCTATACTCCAGGGGCATTTGAAGTATTTCAGCGAGAATATGAGAAGTCTTTAAATGTTCTTGTTAACCAGCATGGTACAAATGGATCACAGTTCAAATATAAAGCAAATACATTTGGGCACGATAGGCAATACAGTGTCACCTTCAATTCTTCAGACAATACAGTTGCCTGCAGTTGTATGACGTTTGAGCATGTTGGATTTCTTTGTAGCCACGCACTCAAAGTCCTTGACCATAGAAACATAAAAGTAGTTCCATCTCGGTATATCTTAAAGAGATGGACAAAAGATGCTCGGTTGGGAAACCTTGGGGAAATGAAGCAGTGTAAAACGCAAGATAACCCCAAGATAGTCGTGGCGAGCTGCTACAAAGATTTGTGCCCAAGACTTGTCAAGTTATCAGCAAGAGCCTCTGAATCTGTGGAGGCTTATCAGTTTACCGCAAAGCAACTTGATAAAGTGATGGAAGGAGTGGAGAAAATCTTGACATCAAAAGTTGAGGAAGCTCAAGTTATCACCTCAAGTAGTATTGATCCAAATGCTTCAGAAAGTGAGCCTCCAGTGATCTTTCTGAACCGACATGAAATTGAGGACCTGGATGCAAGTAACAGAGTAAATGGAGAAAGAGACAAGGGAGCTACACCAGATAGCCATAGGGGCTGGCAAACAGCTGTGGATTGTAGTCAAACTGATTCTGATGGGATTTTACATGTAGAAGCATCTCCACCAGATTCCACTGTCTGCTTTTCAAGCCCCTCATCTGCTTATGTTTCATCTCAATCTGTAACACCAAATCCTGTTTTGCAG TTTGTGGAACAGGGTTTATACAGCTTTGAAGCCAATCAAGCGGTTCACGGCATGCATGTACAGCCTAATCTTGAGCTGGACCATCAATCTAATACTAACATGTTCCAGCCCCCAAATTTCTTTTCTAACCAACAGAATTCTCCTGGCCCATCACAACTATTGCAG GAACCTATAATCCAGCACACATACCATGAGTCAATGCCAAGCAATAGTCAG GGGATGGATCTTGGCATTCAAAATTCACATTCATCTTCATTCTTGATGTAA
- the LOC130717343 gene encoding protein FAR1-RELATED SEQUENCE 5-like isoform X1, which translates to MDTVHKGNGDVNLDLNVEQSSCSPNVARRANGSRAGLPSSNAPGSTDSGLGIGMEFESDDHAYRFYYKYAILLGFSVRKDWANRSKVHGQVMSRKFTCSREGYRRKDKRDDNVRKHRKETRTGCLAHMIVTRQPNGKYQVTHFEAQHNHDNINPDSVNMLNLLRECSVAQAVEAASDKNLGPKSKSALNVMNKKLAARDSLNQLSVNYDNCLHSERERDMSKGDAGRMLSYLQRQHFENPTLFYAIQLDVDDKVSNLFWADDNMVVDYDHFGDVICLDTTCRTNRDLRPFVQILGVNHHKQVLIFGAAFLYDGTIESFNWLLRTFINAMSGKKPRAIITEQEAVVIEAVNTVLPESTHSTCVWQMYENTLKHLSHFVKDPESFANDLQSSIYDPKDEKEFNHTWEAMLEKYNLQQNEWLRWMYREREKWAVVFGRNTFFVDMKGFHLGEVLSHKFRSYLNTNLDVVDFFNHFEGVVDEQRYKEIEATDEMSRCLPRIMGNVVLLKHAIDAYTPGAFEVFQREYEKSLNVLVNQHGTNGSQFKYKANTFGHDRQYSVTFNSSDNTVACSCMTFEHVGFLCSHALKVLDHRNIKVVPSRYILKRWTKDARLGNLGEMKQCKTQDNPKIVVASCYKDLCPRLVKLSARASESVEAYQFTAKQLDKVMEGVEKILTSKVEEAQVITSSSIDPNASESEPPVIFLNRHEIEDLDASNRVNGERDKGATPDSHRGWQTAVDCSQTDSDGILHVEASPPDSTVCFSSPSSAYVSSQSVTPNPVLQFVEQGLYSFEANQAVHGMHVQPNLELDHQSNTNMFQPPNFFSNQQNSPGPSQLLQEPIIQHTYHESMPSNSQVRQGMDLGIQNSHSSSFLM; encoded by the exons ATGGATACTGTGCACAAAGGGAATGGTGATGTTAACTTGGACTTGAATGTGGAGCAGAGCTCTTGCAGCCCTAACGTCGCTCGTCGTGCCAATGGCTCTCGCGCTGGTCTTCCATCGAGTAATGCGCCCGGTAGTACCGATTCGGGGTTGGGAATTGGTATGGAATTTGAGTCTGATGACCACGCGTACAGATTCTATTACAAGTATGCCATATTGTTGGGTTTCAGTGTTAGGAAAGATTGGGCGAATAGGAGTAAGGTGCATGGTCAGGTGATGTCTAGGAAGTTTACGTGTTCCAGGGAAGGATACCGGAGAAAGGACAAAAGGGACGACAATGTGAGGAAACATCGCAAGGAAACAAGAACCGGCTGCTTGGCTCACATGATCGTCACGCGTCAGCCGAATGGTAAATACCAGGTCACCCATTTTGAAGCTCAGCATAATCATGACAATATCAACCCTGACAGTGTTAACATGTTAAACTTATTACGTGAATGTAGTGTTGCTCAAGCTGTGGAAGCTGCTTCGGATAAAAATTTGGGACCCAAATCAAAGTCGGCATTAAACGTGATGAATAAAAAGTTAGCTGCCCGTGATTCCCTTAATCAACTTTCTGTGAATTATGACAATTGCCTTCATTCTGAAAGGGAAAGAGATATGAGTAAAGGAGATGCGGGGCGAATGCTGAGTTATTTGCAAAGGCAACACTTTGAAAATCCAACACTCTTTTATGCGATACAGCTTGATGTTGATGACAAGGTAAGCAATCTCTTTTGGGCTGATGACAACATGGTAGTAGATTATGACCATTTTGGTGATGTTATTTGTTTGGATACAACTTGCAGAACAAACAGAGATCTTCGGCCATTTGTACAGATTTTAGGTGTTAATCATCACAAACAAGTGTTAATCTTTGGTGCTGCTTTTTTGTATGACGGTACCATTGAATCATTTAATTGGCTACTCCGAACTTTCATTAATGCAATGTCTGGAAAAAAGCCAAGGGCCATTATCACAGAACAAGAAGCTGTAGTTATTGAAGCAGTCAATACGGTTTTACCTGAATCAACCCATTCTACATGTGTGTGGCAGATGTATGAGAACACTTTGAAACACCTCAGTCATTTTGTTAAGGATCCTGAGTCCTTTGCAAATGATCTACAAAGTAGTATTTATGATCCCAAGGACGAGAAAGAATTTAATCATACTTGGGAGGCTATGCTGGAGAAGTATAATCTCCAGCAAAATGAATGGTTGAGATGGATGtatagagaaagagagaaatgggCTGTTGTCTTTGGCCGGAATACATTTTTCGTTGACATGAAAGGCTTTCATTTAGGTGAGGTTTTGTCTCACAAGTTTAGAAGTTATCTAAACACTAACCTTGACGTAGTTGACTTTTTTAATCATTTTGAAGGGGTAGTAGATGAGCAACGTTATAAAGAAATAGAAGCTACTGATGAAATGAGCAGGTGTTTGCCAAGGATAATGGGTAATGTGGTTTTGTTGAAGCATGCAATTGATGCCTATACTCCAGGGGCATTTGAAGTATTTCAGCGAGAATATGAGAAGTCTTTAAATGTTCTTGTTAACCAGCATGGTACAAATGGATCACAGTTCAAATATAAAGCAAATACATTTGGGCACGATAGGCAATACAGTGTCACCTTCAATTCTTCAGACAATACAGTTGCCTGCAGTTGTATGACGTTTGAGCATGTTGGATTTCTTTGTAGCCACGCACTCAAAGTCCTTGACCATAGAAACATAAAAGTAGTTCCATCTCGGTATATCTTAAAGAGATGGACAAAAGATGCTCGGTTGGGAAACCTTGGGGAAATGAAGCAGTGTAAAACGCAAGATAACCCCAAGATAGTCGTGGCGAGCTGCTACAAAGATTTGTGCCCAAGACTTGTCAAGTTATCAGCAAGAGCCTCTGAATCTGTGGAGGCTTATCAGTTTACCGCAAAGCAACTTGATAAAGTGATGGAAGGAGTGGAGAAAATCTTGACATCAAAAGTTGAGGAAGCTCAAGTTATCACCTCAAGTAGTATTGATCCAAATGCTTCAGAAAGTGAGCCTCCAGTGATCTTTCTGAACCGACATGAAATTGAGGACCTGGATGCAAGTAACAGAGTAAATGGAGAAAGAGACAAGGGAGCTACACCAGATAGCCATAGGGGCTGGCAAACAGCTGTGGATTGTAGTCAAACTGATTCTGATGGGATTTTACATGTAGAAGCATCTCCACCAGATTCCACTGTCTGCTTTTCAAGCCCCTCATCTGCTTATGTTTCATCTCAATCTGTAACACCAAATCCTGTTTTGCAG TTTGTGGAACAGGGTTTATACAGCTTTGAAGCCAATCAAGCGGTTCACGGCATGCATGTACAGCCTAATCTTGAGCTGGACCATCAATCTAATACTAACATGTTCCAGCCCCCAAATTTCTTTTCTAACCAACAGAATTCTCCTGGCCCATCACAACTATTGCAG GAACCTATAATCCAGCACACATACCATGAGTCAATGCCAAGCAATAGTCAGGTGCGGCAG GGGATGGATCTTGGCATTCAAAATTCACATTCATCTTCATTCTTGATGTAA
- the LOC130717343 gene encoding protein FAR1-RELATED SEQUENCE 9-like isoform X4 encodes MNKKLAARDSLNQLSVNYDNCLHSERERDMSKGDAGRMLSYLQRQHFENPTLFYAIQLDVDDKVSNLFWADDNMVVDYDHFGDVICLDTTCRTNRDLRPFVQILGVNHHKQVLIFGAAFLYDGTIESFNWLLRTFINAMSGKKPRAIITEQEAVVIEAVNTVLPESTHSTCVWQMYENTLKHLSHFVKDPESFANDLQSSIYDPKDEKEFNHTWEAMLEKYNLQQNEWLRWMYREREKWAVVFGRNTFFVDMKGFHLGEVLSHKFRSYLNTNLDVVDFFNHFEGVVDEQRYKEIEATDEMSRCLPRIMGNVVLLKHAIDAYTPGAFEVFQREYEKSLNVLVNQHGTNGSQFKYKANTFGHDRQYSVTFNSSDNTVACSCMTFEHVGFLCSHALKVLDHRNIKVVPSRYILKRWTKDARLGNLGEMKQCKTQDNPKIVVASCYKDLCPRLVKLSARASESVEAYQFTAKQLDKVMEGVEKILTSKVEEAQVITSSSIDPNASESEPPVIFLNRHEIEDLDASNRVNGERDKGATPDSHRGWQTAVDCSQTDSDGILHVEASPPDSTVCFSSPSSAYVSSQSVTPNPVLQFVEQGLYSFEANQAVHGMHVQPNLELDHQSNTNMFQPPNFFSNQQNSPGPSQLLQEPIIQHTYHESMPSNSQVRQGMDLGIQNSHSSSFLM; translated from the exons ATGAATAAAAAGTTAGCTGCCCGTGATTCCCTTAATCAACTTTCTGTGAATTATGACAATTGCCTTCATTCTGAAAGGGAAAGAGATATGAGTAAAGGAGATGCGGGGCGAATGCTGAGTTATTTGCAAAGGCAACACTTTGAAAATCCAACACTCTTTTATGCGATACAGCTTGATGTTGATGACAAGGTAAGCAATCTCTTTTGGGCTGATGACAACATGGTAGTAGATTATGACCATTTTGGTGATGTTATTTGTTTGGATACAACTTGCAGAACAAACAGAGATCTTCGGCCATTTGTACAGATTTTAGGTGTTAATCATCACAAACAAGTGTTAATCTTTGGTGCTGCTTTTTTGTATGACGGTACCATTGAATCATTTAATTGGCTACTCCGAACTTTCATTAATGCAATGTCTGGAAAAAAGCCAAGGGCCATTATCACAGAACAAGAAGCTGTAGTTATTGAAGCAGTCAATACGGTTTTACCTGAATCAACCCATTCTACATGTGTGTGGCAGATGTATGAGAACACTTTGAAACACCTCAGTCATTTTGTTAAGGATCCTGAGTCCTTTGCAAATGATCTACAAAGTAGTATTTATGATCCCAAGGACGAGAAAGAATTTAATCATACTTGGGAGGCTATGCTGGAGAAGTATAATCTCCAGCAAAATGAATGGTTGAGATGGATGtatagagaaagagagaaatgggCTGTTGTCTTTGGCCGGAATACATTTTTCGTTGACATGAAAGGCTTTCATTTAGGTGAGGTTTTGTCTCACAAGTTTAGAAGTTATCTAAACACTAACCTTGACGTAGTTGACTTTTTTAATCATTTTGAAGGGGTAGTAGATGAGCAACGTTATAAAGAAATAGAAGCTACTGATGAAATGAGCAGGTGTTTGCCAAGGATAATGGGTAATGTGGTTTTGTTGAAGCATGCAATTGATGCCTATACTCCAGGGGCATTTGAAGTATTTCAGCGAGAATATGAGAAGTCTTTAAATGTTCTTGTTAACCAGCATGGTACAAATGGATCACAGTTCAAATATAAAGCAAATACATTTGGGCACGATAGGCAATACAGTGTCACCTTCAATTCTTCAGACAATACAGTTGCCTGCAGTTGTATGACGTTTGAGCATGTTGGATTTCTTTGTAGCCACGCACTCAAAGTCCTTGACCATAGAAACATAAAAGTAGTTCCATCTCGGTATATCTTAAAGAGATGGACAAAAGATGCTCGGTTGGGAAACCTTGGGGAAATGAAGCAGTGTAAAACGCAAGATAACCCCAAGATAGTCGTGGCGAGCTGCTACAAAGATTTGTGCCCAAGACTTGTCAAGTTATCAGCAAGAGCCTCTGAATCTGTGGAGGCTTATCAGTTTACCGCAAAGCAACTTGATAAAGTGATGGAAGGAGTGGAGAAAATCTTGACATCAAAAGTTGAGGAAGCTCAAGTTATCACCTCAAGTAGTATTGATCCAAATGCTTCAGAAAGTGAGCCTCCAGTGATCTTTCTGAACCGACATGAAATTGAGGACCTGGATGCAAGTAACAGAGTAAATGGAGAAAGAGACAAGGGAGCTACACCAGATAGCCATAGGGGCTGGCAAACAGCTGTGGATTGTAGTCAAACTGATTCTGATGGGATTTTACATGTAGAAGCATCTCCACCAGATTCCACTGTCTGCTTTTCAAGCCCCTCATCTGCTTATGTTTCATCTCAATCTGTAACACCAAATCCTGTTTTGCAG TTTGTGGAACAGGGTTTATACAGCTTTGAAGCCAATCAAGCGGTTCACGGCATGCATGTACAGCCTAATCTTGAGCTGGACCATCAATCTAATACTAACATGTTCCAGCCCCCAAATTTCTTTTCTAACCAACAGAATTCTCCTGGCCCATCACAACTATTGCAG GAACCTATAATCCAGCACACATACCATGAGTCAATGCCAAGCAATAGTCAGGTGCGGCAG GGGATGGATCTTGGCATTCAAAATTCACATTCATCTTCATTCTTGATGTAA
- the LOC130717345 gene encoding protein 108-like codes for MAGVKSSVRSQVAVLLLLVVVLGTKTEMSEAQNSCTNQLTNLNVCAPFVVPGASNTKPSADCCGALSAVNHECLCSTLRIASQLPSQCQLPPLACGNVLLSSNLY; via the coding sequence ATGGCAGGAGTGAAATCATCAGTGAGGTCTCAAGTTGCAGTGCTACTCCTATTGGTGGTGGTGCTAGGGACCAAAACTGAGATGAGTGAGGCACAGAATAGCTGCACCAACCAGCTGACCAACCTCAATGTCTGTGCACCCTTTGTGGTTCCTGGTGCATCCAACACCAAACCAAGTGCTGATTGCTGTGGTGCACTCTCAGCTGTGAACCATGAGTGCCTCTGCAGCACCCTCAGGATCGCTTCTCAGCTTCCTTCTCAGTGCCAGCTCCCACCTCTTGCTTGCGGTAATGTGTTACTCAGTTCTAACTTGTACTAA